In Desulfobacter hydrogenophilus, the genomic stretch CAGTCGGTAGAGCAGGGGACTGAAAATCCCCGTGTCAGCAGTTCAATTCTGTTCCTGGGCACCACGATTATAAAAGCTTTCAGCGGTTTTCGTTGAAGGCTTTTTTGATTTTGAAGTATCTTGTACTCCCCTTCTATAGAACTTTTTTATTCCTATTGGTTCAATCCATAATATGGCGTAGGCTGGTTTATGTGCCTTTTATCGGGCTTAGGACCGCAGATTAAATAACTTGAACGAAATAGCTTGCCTATTGGCCCATCTATTTCGTTGCATTAAAGGTCAAATAGGCCTGCTATTCAACCTTTAATGCGCCTTGTAAATGAACCAAACTTCGGCGTTATTTCTGCCCAACTTATTTAATCTGCGGTCCTTAACGAGTTGTCATAATTCCATAAAAAGACGGTCACGGCAATACCACCCAAAAGGATTAAAAGGCTACCGACGATAAAGACGCAGGATACGCCCATCCAGTCGAGGATGAGTCCGGAAAGGATGGGAGAGACGATAAACCCCAACCCCCAGGCGGCGTCGTTGAGACTCATAATGGATGCCATCCCCATGGTCTGTCCCAGCCGGGCGGTGATGACCAGTCCGCCGGGCAGAGAGATGCCGTTGGCCATTCCCATCAGAATATTGAGTATCAGAATCGGGATAAATCCGTGAACAAAGGGCATGCTCAGGACCGTTATGCCGGAGGCAAAGGTGCCTGCGATGATCAGGTGCTTGGGATTGGTCCGGTCGGCAAGTCTGCCGCTTATTCGCTGGAGAAATGCAATCAAAAAGATATTCATGGTCAAAATGATACCGACCTGTGAACTGGATAGATTGATCTTCATGGCCAAAATGGGCAGAAAGGTGTAAACGGATCCTTGGCCGGAAGCGGCGAAAAAACGCATAATAAGGATTCCGGCGGCTGTCCTGTGGACCATTATTTTTCTAATAGGGTATGGTTTGAGCCGTTTTATATGGCTGAGATGGGCTTTATCCGAAGGGATGAAAATTGCCACCATCAGAGAGGTGATAAAGGCCAGACCACCCATGATGTAAAAAGCGACGTTAAACCCGAGGGTATCCCGGATAATTCCGCCCATGGCCGGGCCGAAACCCAGACCAATCATAATGGCCATGTTCAATGTTCCCATGTAGAGCCCCAATTTTTGGGGCGGTGCAATGTCCGCAGTCAGCGCCATGGCCACCGGCACCACCAGAAGTGAGGCCGTGCCGTGAAGCAGTCTGATCAGGATCAGGGTTTCCGCATTTTTCGGCAGCACATAAAAAACAGAGAGAACCGCATAGATCAGCAGGCCGGATGCAATGAACCGTTTCCTGCCCCATTTATCCGACATCGGTCCGCTGAAAGGGCTTAAAAGGGTTCTGGAAATATTAAAGCTGGCAACGATGAGTCCGACCAAAAATCCACCGGCCCCAAGTTCCACCGCGTAAACCGGAATCAAGGGCCAGATGATGCCAAGCCCCATCATTGCCACCCCCACGGCAGCAGACAGGATAAAAAGAATAGCAGATTTGTTCATTTAAGGTCATCCATCACCAACCAGTCCGGCATATGTGCTTTATTTGCCGGAAGACGGACTTGAGTTGTTTTTTAAGACAAACTCTAAATATTTGCTATTTTTTGGAGACTTTTTCACTTTGTAAATCATTTGCCCTGGACATCTCCTATTTTTACTATCACCGATCTGTTCTAATTGTACTTTTGCGTTTAACCCATGTAAATACATCAACTTTTTTGCTTGCTTCGCAATTATAAGATGTCTTTCTTCAATGGATTGAATTTCTTGGGTTGGTATTTTATTAAATGAAAAAGCTAAAATTCGTTCAACCCATCTTTCGTCTGATTCCTGGAATAATTTATCCATTTTTTTATGTAACTGTTTTGTTAAATCTTCAATAATAAGATTAATTTCACTTTCAGCGGCAATAAAAGCTGATAAAAAATCATTTCTATCCATATGTTCACCTCCTTTGAAAATTAAGCAAGATTTAGTCTAAAAAACTTTAAAAATAGGTGAGGATGACAAAATATAATTTCTAAACGATGAGGTACTGATTAAAATCAATTATCACGCAGGGTCAATTGCAGGTAGTGTTTATTA encodes the following:
- a CDS encoding MFS transporter, producing the protein MNKSAILFILSAAVGVAMMGLGIIWPLIPVYAVELGAGGFLVGLIVASFNISRTLLSPFSGPMSDKWGRKRFIASGLLIYAVLSVFYVLPKNAETLILIRLLHGTASLLVVPVAMALTADIAPPQKLGLYMGTLNMAIMIGLGFGPAMGGIIRDTLGFNVAFYIMGGLAFITSLMVAIFIPSDKAHLSHIKRLKPYPIRKIMVHRTAAGILIMRFFAASGQGSVYTFLPILAMKINLSSSQVGIILTMNIFLIAFLQRISGRLADRTNPKHLIIAGTFASGITVLSMPFVHGFIPILILNILMGMANGISLPGGLVITARLGQTMGMASIMSLNDAAWGLGFIVSPILSGLILDWMGVSCVFIVGSLLILLGGIAVTVFLWNYDNSLRTAD